Proteins encoded by one window of Rutidosis leptorrhynchoides isolate AG116_Rl617_1_P2 chromosome 7, CSIRO_AGI_Rlap_v1, whole genome shotgun sequence:
- the LOC139857643 gene encoding protein POLLEN DEFECTIVE IN GUIDANCE 1-like has product MSDLRSGGRTLSFDVLTTTDSFFDDDADDRHFLLRSDSVQTEPLVNTKPRRKRKHKKKKKIKPSDDDEHHLQFVNDSHNLNTSGNPNPNPRSSDSGDCKFNSDRLIIDSSCCGVAAMLTETTVVYEEVYVPPEEKRVYPVSSSVRETRELRQRSSSVCSSLGEDQGNMMFRIDEIVKEVDDSSCSSRNGSLSGKEFDTELMMKQTAEMKVNGYCAGRMLEKDESLDWKRLIADIDPNLNFLLETSPVKYFVDEMHGGNSLRTTTTLANEKDRERVYDTIFRMPWRCELLINVGFFVCLDSFLSLLTIMPIRLLITSWRLLKKRQFKMLSAAELCDLGCFLILASGVILLQQTDISLIYHMIRGQGTIKLYVVYNVLEIFDKLCQNFGGDVLQTLLNTADGLANSSSEDMRHWLWRFISDEALAVTSSIIHSFILLAQAITLSTCIVAHNNALFALLVSNNFSEIKSNVFKRFSKDNIQSLVYFDSVERFHIASFLIFVLAQNILEAEGPWFENFFYNALVVYICELMIDIIKHCFIAKFNEIKPIVYSEFLEDLCKQTLNVQPENPTKKLTFVPLAPACVVIRVVSPVYAAHLPCGPILWRLLWILMLSVMSFVMLTTLKVMIGMGLHKHATWYIKRCQRRKLHSD; this is encoded by the exons ATGTCAGACCTGAGATCCGGCGGCCGTACGCTCTCCTTCGACGTTCTAACCACCACCGATTCCTTTTTCGACGACGATGCTGACGATCGCCATTTCTTACTCAGATCCGATTCTGTTCAAACCGAACCTCTCGTTAACACAAAACCTAGACGGAAGCGAAAGcacaaaaagaagaaaaaaattaaaCCTAGCGATGATGATGAACATCATCTCCAGTTCGTTAATGATAGTCATAATTTGAATACGTCtggtaaccctaaccctaaccctaggtCTAGTGATAGTGGTGATTGTAAGTTTAATTCTGATAGGTTAATTATTGATAGTAGTTGTTGTGGTGTTGCGGCGATGTTGACGGAGACGACGGTGGTGTATGAGGAAGTGTATGTGCCGCCGGAGGAGAAACGAGTTTATCCGGTGAGTAGTTCGGTTAGGGAAACACGTGAGTTGAGGCAAAGGAGTAGTAGTGTGTGTAGTAGTTTAGGTGAGGATCAGGGGAATATGATGTTTAGGATTGATGAGATTGTGAAGGAGGTTGATGATAGTAGTTGTAGTAGTAGGAATGGGAGTTTATCTGGTAAGGAATTCGATACTGAATTAATGATGAAACAGACAGCTGAGATGAAAGTGAATGGATATTGTGCTGGTAGGATGCTTGAAAAGGATGAGTCACTTGATTGGAAACGATTGATTGCTGATATCGATCCAAATC TCAACTTTCTGTTGGAGACGTCTCCAGTTAAGTACTTTGTGGACGAAATGCATGGTGGAAATTCGTTAAGGACGACAACAACCCTTGCCAATGAGAAAGACCGTGAGAGAGTATATGACACTATTTTTCGCATGCCTTGGCGTTGTGAATTG CTCATAAATGTCGGCTTCTTTGTCTGCCTGGATTCTTTCTTGTCTCTTTTAACCATCATGCCAATTAGACTTCTCATTACCTCTTGGAGGCTTTTAAAAAAAAG GCAGTTTAAGATGCTTTCAGCTGCAGAGCTTTGTGATCTGGGTTGTTTTTTAATACTGGCTTCTGGAGTAATTCTATTACAACAAACAG ATATCAGCTTGATTTATCACATGATTCGTGGTCAAGGAACGATTAAACTCTACGTGGTGTATAATGTATTGGAG ATATTTGATAAATTATGCCAAAATTTTGGTGGAGATGTGTTGCAAACACTATTAAATACAGCTGATGGTTTAGCAAATTCTTCATCAGAAGATATGAGACATTGGCTATGGAGGTTCATATCTGATGAAGCCTTGGCTGTGACTTCATCAA TTATTCATTCGTTCATCTTATTAGCTCAAGCCATCACTCTGTCAACCTGTATAGTTGCCCACAACAATGCATTGTTTGCTTTATTAGTCTCAAACAATTTTTCAGAGATAAAAAGCAATGTTTTTAAACGCTTTAGCAAGGATAACATACAAAGTCTGGTATATTTTG ATTCTGTGGAGAGGTTTCATATTGCATCCTTTCTCATTTTTGTCTTGGCTCAGAATATATTAGAAGCTGAAGGTCCATGGTTTGAGAATTTTTTTTAT AATGCTCTTGTGGTTTATATATGCGAATTGATGATTGATATAATCAAACATTGTTTTATTGCTAAATTTAATGAAATAAAGCCGATTGTATATTCTGAGTTTCTTGAAGACCTCTGCAAACAG ACTCTAAACGTGCAGCCCGAGAATCCAACGAAAAAACTTACTTTTGTTCCTTTGGCACCCGCTTGTGTG GTAATTCGAGTAGTGAGTCCAGTTTACGCTGCACATCTTCCCTGTGGGCCCATTTTATGGAGACTTTTGTGGATACTTATGTTGTCGGTCATGAGCTTTGTGATGCTCACAACTTTGAAAGTGATGATAGGTATGGGCCTTCATAAACATGCAACTTGGTATATTAAAAGGTGCCAAAGGAGGAAACTACACTCAGATTAA